In Hermetia illucens chromosome 5, iHerIll2.2.curated.20191125, whole genome shotgun sequence, a single window of DNA contains:
- the LOC119656948 gene encoding protein FAM32A-like, whose protein sequence is MPSEYDVPAGRLKLKSDSQIKKKKKKQEKREDAEKLEKAIQEQQNAETQTGTGRKLTNAELTFKKMQEKMQNKRILEKASMTHKQRVEKFNEHLDGLTEHFDIPKVSWTK, encoded by the exons ATGCCCTCGGAATATGACGTCCCCGCGGGCAGACTCAAGCTAAAGTCGGATTCCcagattaaaaagaaaaaaaagaaacaggaaAAGCGTGAAGATGCAGAAAAGCTGGAAAAGGCTATTCAAGAGCAGCAAAATGCGGAAACACAAACAGGAACTGGACGGAAACTGACCAATGCTGAATTGACCTTTAAGAAAATGCAGGAAAAAATG CAAAacaaacgaattctggaaaaagCCTCAATGACACACAAGCAGAgagtggagaaattcaatgagCATTTGGACGGTCTCACGGAACATTTCGACATCCCCAAAGTCTCATGGACCAAATGA